A window from Kribbella jejuensis encodes these proteins:
- a CDS encoding potassium transporter Kup, with protein sequence MTDQQAHSTARDTVKLAVIVGALGVVFGDIGTSPIYTLQTVFNPEDPHPVPVSDHNVYGVVSLIFWSVMLVVTVTYILLTMRADNDGEGGVMALITLLRKWRRTHPGRKAASVLAVVGLFGASLFFGDGMITPAISVLSAVEGLKTVQPSLGEYVIPITAVIIIGLFMVQRRGTESIGRAFGPVMILWFTVIGAAGIGGILEHAQILKALSPTYAIGFLAGHFHIAFFALAAVVLSITGAEALYADMGHFGRKAISRGWLFLVLPALTLSYFGQGALILKDHANISSPFFLLVPGWGRLPLVLLATAATVIASQAVITGAYSVMAQAAQLGYLPRLRVTHTSATTIGQIYVPFVNWLLFVSVLTLIFAFRSSAALAYAYGMTVTGTITITTLLFFYVAHYRWHVPRWLILAGATPLLLIDGLFIAANLTKLLHGAWLPLLIALTAFTVMTTWQRGRVVVTRERERAEGSLQEFIDELSSGKLPVRTVPGTAIFLNRGGVSAPLALRANVEHNQVRHEHVVIVAIETEPVPRVPEDKRVMVNDLGYGDDGITHVTIKFGYMESPDVPAALAQLDPADSEGPLDLDKASYFLSKIELRRGKEPTMAGWRKQLFLATSHITADAAEHFALPRDRTVIIGSHIEL encoded by the coding sequence GTGACGGATCAGCAGGCCCATTCCACGGCGCGCGACACGGTGAAGCTCGCCGTCATCGTCGGCGCCCTCGGTGTCGTGTTCGGCGACATCGGCACCAGCCCCATCTACACCCTGCAGACGGTCTTCAACCCCGAGGACCCGCACCCGGTGCCGGTCAGCGACCACAACGTGTACGGCGTGGTGTCGCTGATCTTCTGGTCGGTGATGCTCGTCGTCACGGTCACGTACATCCTGCTCACCATGCGCGCCGACAACGACGGCGAGGGCGGAGTGATGGCCCTCATCACCCTGCTCCGCAAGTGGCGCCGTACCCATCCCGGCCGCAAGGCCGCCTCGGTGCTGGCCGTCGTCGGCCTGTTCGGTGCGTCCCTGTTCTTCGGCGACGGGATGATCACGCCGGCGATCTCGGTGCTGTCCGCGGTCGAGGGGCTCAAGACCGTCCAGCCGTCGCTGGGCGAGTACGTGATCCCGATCACGGCGGTGATCATCATCGGGCTGTTCATGGTCCAGCGCCGCGGGACCGAGTCCATCGGCCGGGCGTTCGGGCCGGTGATGATCCTGTGGTTCACGGTGATCGGCGCGGCCGGGATCGGCGGCATCCTCGAGCACGCGCAGATCCTCAAGGCGCTGTCGCCGACGTACGCGATCGGGTTCCTGGCCGGGCACTTCCACATCGCGTTCTTCGCGCTCGCAGCCGTTGTCCTGTCGATCACCGGCGCCGAGGCGCTGTACGCCGATATGGGCCACTTCGGCCGGAAGGCGATCAGCCGCGGCTGGCTGTTCCTGGTCCTGCCGGCCCTCACGCTGAGCTACTTCGGCCAGGGCGCGCTGATCCTGAAGGACCACGCGAACATCAGCAGCCCGTTCTTCCTGCTGGTCCCGGGCTGGGGCCGGCTGCCGCTGGTACTGCTCGCGACCGCCGCGACCGTGATCGCGTCCCAGGCCGTCATCACCGGCGCCTACTCGGTGATGGCGCAGGCCGCCCAGCTCGGCTACCTGCCCCGGCTCCGGGTGACGCACACGTCGGCGACGACGATCGGCCAGATCTACGTACCGTTCGTGAACTGGCTGCTGTTCGTGTCGGTGCTGACGCTGATCTTCGCGTTCCGCAGTTCGGCCGCGCTGGCGTACGCGTACGGCATGACGGTGACCGGGACGATCACGATCACCACGCTGCTGTTCTTCTACGTCGCCCACTACCGCTGGCACGTGCCGCGCTGGCTGATCCTGGCCGGCGCCACGCCGCTGCTGCTGATCGACGGCCTGTTCATCGCGGCCAACCTGACCAAGCTGCTGCACGGCGCGTGGCTGCCGCTGCTGATCGCGCTCACCGCGTTCACGGTGATGACGACCTGGCAGCGCGGCCGGGTGGTCGTCACCCGCGAGCGCGAACGGGCCGAGGGGTCGCTGCAGGAGTTCATCGACGAGCTGAGCTCGGGCAAGCTGCCGGTCCGCACCGTTCCCGGTACGGCGATCTTCCTGAACCGCGGCGGCGTCAGCGCACCGCTCGCGCTCCGGGCGAACGTCGAGCACAACCAGGTCCGGCACGAGCACGTGGTGATCGTCGCGATCGAGACCGAGCCGGTACCGCGGGTCCCCGAGGACAAACGCGTGATGGTGAACGACCTCGGCTACGGCGACGACGGGATCACGCACGTCACGATCAAGTTCGGGTACATGGAGTCGCCCGACGTACCGGCCGCCCTGGCCCAGCTCGATCCCGCCGACTCCGAAGGGCCGCTCGACCTCGACAAGGCGTCGTACTTCCTGTCGAAGATCGAGCTACGCCGGGGCAAGGAGCCGACGATGGCGGGCTGGCGTAAACAGCTGTTCCTCGCCACCTCACACATCACCGCGGACGCGGCCGAACACTTCGCGCTCCCCCGCGACCGAACCGTGATCATCGGCTCCCACATCGAACTCTGA
- a CDS encoding MFS transporter: MTAERILRTYLTLVAVSTGASSMIWGINTVFLLDAGLSIGQAFAANAFFTAGMVLFEVPTGVIADTVGRRTSYLLGTATLIGTTLAYLLLWRVHAPFGWWAVVSALLGLGFTFFSGATEAWLVDGLHATGYAGSLDAVFAKGQVVNGIAMMAGSIGGGVLAQLTNLGIPYVLRALLLAATFAVAWRAMHDTGFTPKPRTSIHSELTTIVRASLRHGLLNHKVRWVMLAGPFTAGVSVYGFYAAQPYLLNLYGHTHSYAVAGLTAGVVAAAQITGGALAPRVARLFPNRIQTLMGAIVVSGVMIAALGLVTSFWAALILLMVWASMFAAMVPVRQAYLNSHIPSEQRATVLSFDNLLGSAGGVVLQPALGRTADVWGYGPAYLVSAVVQLIAVPVLARTKAVETTGDQPLALRA, from the coding sequence ATGACAGCGGAACGGATCTTGCGGACCTACCTGACGCTGGTCGCGGTGTCGACCGGGGCGTCGTCGATGATCTGGGGCATCAACACGGTGTTCCTGCTGGACGCCGGGCTGAGTATCGGCCAGGCCTTCGCGGCGAACGCGTTCTTCACCGCCGGGATGGTGCTGTTCGAGGTGCCGACCGGGGTGATCGCGGACACGGTCGGGCGGCGTACGTCGTACCTGCTGGGGACCGCGACGCTGATCGGGACCACGCTGGCGTATCTGCTGTTGTGGCGGGTCCATGCGCCGTTCGGGTGGTGGGCGGTGGTGTCGGCGCTGCTCGGGCTCGGGTTCACGTTCTTCAGCGGTGCGACCGAGGCATGGCTAGTCGACGGTCTGCACGCGACCGGCTACGCCGGGTCACTGGACGCGGTGTTCGCGAAGGGCCAGGTGGTGAACGGGATCGCGATGATGGCCGGCTCGATCGGTGGCGGCGTACTCGCGCAGCTCACGAACCTCGGCATCCCGTACGTCCTCCGCGCCCTGTTGCTGGCGGCCACCTTCGCCGTCGCGTGGCGCGCAATGCACGACACCGGCTTCACCCCGAAGCCCCGTACGTCGATCCACTCCGAACTGACGACGATCGTCCGGGCATCCCTGCGCCACGGCCTGCTGAACCACAAGGTCCGCTGGGTCATGCTCGCCGGCCCGTTCACCGCCGGAGTCAGCGTCTACGGCTTCTACGCCGCCCAGCCCTACCTCCTGAACCTCTACGGCCACACCCACTCCTACGCCGTAGCCGGCCTGACCGCCGGCGTCGTCGCCGCAGCCCAAATAACAGGCGGCGCCCTCGCGCCCCGCGTCGCCCGGCTGTTCCCCAACAGGATCCAGACCCTGATGGGAGCGATTGTTGTGTCCGGTGTGATGATTGCCGCTCTTGGGCTGGTCACCTCGTTCTGGGCCGCGCTGATCCTGTTGATGGTGTGGGCGTCGATGTTCGCGGCGATGGTGCCGGTGCGGCAGGCCTACCTGAACAGCCACATCCCGTCGGAGCAGCGGGCGACCGTGCTGTCGTTCGACAATCTGCTCGGCTCCGCGGGTGGTGTCGTGCTGCAGCCGGCGCTGGGACGGACGGCGGACGTGTGGGGCTACGGACCGGCGTACCTCGTGTCCGCAGTCGTCCAGTTGATCGCCGTACCGGTCCTCGCGCGGACCAAAGCGGTCGAGACCACCGGCGACCAACCTCTAGCCTTGCGGGCGTGA
- the cpt gene encoding chloramphenicol phosphotransferase CPT has product MTARLIIINGGSSSGKTGIVRCLQAVLPDPWLGLSVDDFVDALPAVMEGGIEFGPDGGVSVGPAFRALEAAWTAGIVAMCRAGGRAIVDDVFLGGASSQQRWRDAVGDLETVFVGVHCDPKIAAGREIARGDRTRGMAEQQAYVVHEGVTYAVEVDSSHTESIDCACAIAAYLQS; this is encoded by the coding sequence GTGACGGCGCGACTGATCATCATCAACGGCGGTTCGAGTTCCGGGAAGACCGGCATCGTCCGGTGCCTGCAAGCCGTACTGCCGGACCCGTGGCTCGGGCTCAGCGTGGACGACTTCGTCGACGCGCTGCCGGCGGTGATGGAAGGCGGCATCGAGTTCGGCCCGGACGGTGGCGTCTCCGTCGGCCCGGCGTTCCGCGCATTGGAAGCGGCCTGGACCGCCGGCATCGTCGCGATGTGCCGCGCAGGCGGCCGCGCGATCGTCGACGACGTGTTCCTCGGCGGCGCGTCCTCACAGCAACGCTGGCGCGACGCGGTCGGTGACCTCGAGACCGTCTTCGTCGGCGTCCACTGCGACCCGAAGATCGCCGCCGGCCGCGAGATAGCCCGCGGCGACCGCACCCGCGGAATGGCCGAGCAGCAGGCGTACGTCGTCCACGAGGGCGTCACGTACGCCGTAGAGGTCGACAGCTCCCATACCGAGTCGATCGACTGCGCCTGCGCGATCGCCGCCTACCTGCAGAGCTGA
- a CDS encoding amidohydrolase family protein gives MLIDVHAHWGPWFFSMDVGSIDVNIDGLDRFGIDLQLVSAIEAIVYDAPLGNRSLAEQLPADPRLRGMIVVDPRRLDEARKDLDKLLAGDGRKQWVGAKIHSEYSRTPINTPPMQAAIELTTEYELPTLVHTWGDTVVDLADVAARVPGARVLAGHMGANGWPRVPEAADRSDRIWFEPCWSAPEANRIRWILDRIGHDRMMFGTDATLIDPSVALGALEAADLTPDEHAAITHRNAQALFGL, from the coding sequence ATGCTGATCGACGTCCACGCCCACTGGGGACCGTGGTTCTTCTCGATGGACGTCGGCAGCATCGACGTCAACATCGACGGGCTGGACCGGTTCGGCATCGACCTCCAGCTGGTCTCGGCGATCGAGGCCATCGTGTACGACGCTCCGCTCGGCAACCGGTCCCTCGCCGAACAGTTGCCGGCCGATCCGCGGCTGCGCGGGATGATCGTGGTCGATCCGCGACGGCTGGACGAGGCCCGGAAGGACCTCGACAAACTGCTCGCCGGGGACGGGCGGAAGCAATGGGTCGGCGCGAAGATCCACAGCGAGTACAGCCGGACGCCGATCAACACACCGCCGATGCAGGCCGCGATCGAGCTGACCACGGAGTACGAGTTGCCGACGCTCGTGCACACGTGGGGCGACACGGTCGTCGATCTCGCGGACGTCGCAGCGCGGGTGCCGGGAGCGCGGGTGCTCGCCGGGCACATGGGCGCGAACGGCTGGCCGCGCGTGCCCGAGGCCGCGGACCGGTCCGACCGGATCTGGTTCGAGCCGTGCTGGTCCGCGCCCGAGGCCAATCGGATCCGCTGGATCCTGGACCGGATCGGCCACGACCGGATGATGTTCGGCACCGACGCCACGTTGATCGACCCGTCCGTCGCCCTCGGCGCGCTCGAGGCCGCCGATCTCACGCCGGACGAGCACGCGGCGATCACACATCGGAACGCTCAGGCCCTGTTCGGGCTCTAA
- a CDS encoding helix-turn-helix domain-containing protein gives MVTTIGVVGPSDLVTSSTRIIKGLRGVEVVPLKYRRETDTPKVMADAPGSVDAWLFTGVVPYQIAAAQDLLDRPAAHVEYTGATLMRALVQLLREGHDVTSLSIDVLDEADVRETFDEVGLPMRGVQVLPYRPGLSVDDIVEFHQQARAKVAITCLRSAYEKLRTEQTTLRLAPSVHSVRAAVNSLLLVHDALRSDDAQIALGLVEISPDAESALRREAGTLGGSILRYDDKRWMLVATRGPLEQASSAFTELSMLTRLKEQYGAVRIGFGIGGSGTETEALARRALGRAKTAGRTAAVVSLRNDIDLVLVGGAPPRAQQRSKLQLLAQRAGLSKATLERLQELVRATPEDGLTTRSVADHLGIQPRTARRVLNRLERAGLADATGTQLGTGSGRPLVVYRVHL, from the coding sequence ATGGTGACGACGATCGGAGTGGTGGGACCGTCGGACCTGGTCACCTCGAGCACCCGGATCATCAAGGGGCTGCGTGGTGTCGAGGTGGTCCCGCTCAAGTACCGGCGAGAGACCGACACACCCAAGGTGATGGCCGACGCGCCAGGCAGTGTGGACGCGTGGCTGTTCACCGGCGTGGTGCCGTACCAGATCGCCGCCGCGCAGGACCTGCTCGACCGGCCGGCCGCGCACGTCGAGTACACCGGTGCCACGCTGATGCGCGCCCTGGTGCAGCTGCTCCGCGAGGGCCACGACGTCACCTCGCTGAGCATCGACGTGCTGGACGAGGCCGACGTCCGGGAGACGTTCGACGAGGTCGGGCTCCCGATGCGCGGCGTCCAGGTGCTGCCGTACCGGCCCGGGCTGAGCGTCGACGACATCGTCGAGTTCCACCAGCAGGCGCGGGCGAAGGTCGCGATCACCTGTCTGCGGTCCGCGTACGAGAAGCTCCGGACCGAGCAGACCACCCTGCGGCTCGCGCCGTCGGTGCACTCGGTGCGTGCCGCGGTGAACAGCCTGCTGCTCGTTCATGACGCTTTGCGCAGTGACGATGCGCAGATCGCGCTCGGCCTGGTCGAGATCTCGCCGGACGCCGAGAGCGCGCTGCGCCGCGAGGCCGGCACGCTCGGCGGCAGCATCCTGCGGTACGACGACAAACGCTGGATGCTGGTGGCGACCCGGGGCCCGCTCGAGCAGGCGTCGTCGGCGTTCACCGAGCTGAGCATGCTGACCCGCCTGAAGGAGCAGTACGGGGCGGTCCGGATCGGCTTCGGCATCGGCGGCTCGGGGACCGAGACCGAGGCGCTGGCCCGCCGCGCACTCGGCCGCGCGAAGACGGCCGGTCGCACGGCGGCCGTCGTGTCGCTGCGCAACGACATCGACCTCGTCCTGGTCGGCGGCGCACCGCCGCGGGCACAGCAGCGCTCGAAGCTGCAGCTTCTCGCGCAGCGGGCCGGGCTGTCCAAGGCGACTCTCGAACGCCTCCAGGAACTCGTCCGTGCGACCCCGGAGGACGGCCTCACCACGCGCTCGGTCGCCGACCATCTCGGCATCCAGCCGCGGACCGCGCGCCGGGTGCTGAACCGCCTCGAGCGGGCCGGTCTGGCCGATGCCACCGGCACCCAGCTCGGTACCGGCAGCGGCCGCCCGCTGGTTGTCTACCGCGTCCACCTCTAG
- a CDS encoding maleylpyruvate isomerase family mycothiol-dependent enzyme, with the protein MDRVLDWIDEGTALCRAALADLEAPSLLPGWSRRHVAAHLALNAMALGNLVYWAKTGEKRPMYLSAEARNADIEEAAIRQPVLLRGWFDRSAAALNAEMATLSDAQWQTQVRTAQGDPIPAIRIPWLRSREVLIHAVDLNTGLTFADLPEDFLTTLCQDIQTQRADVPPVQGPLPEIAAYLAGRPYTNVTTSDGTPAAPLSPWL; encoded by the coding sequence ATGGACCGGGTTCTGGACTGGATCGACGAGGGTACGGCGCTGTGCCGTGCGGCACTGGCCGACCTGGAGGCACCGTCACTCCTCCCGGGCTGGTCGCGACGCCACGTAGCCGCGCACCTGGCCCTCAACGCCATGGCCCTCGGCAACCTCGTGTACTGGGCAAAGACCGGCGAGAAACGTCCGATGTACCTGTCCGCCGAGGCGCGGAACGCCGACATCGAGGAGGCCGCGATCCGCCAACCCGTCCTCCTGCGCGGCTGGTTCGACCGCTCGGCCGCCGCGCTGAACGCCGAGATGGCGACGCTATCCGACGCCCAATGGCAAACCCAGGTCCGTACCGCCCAGGGCGACCCGATCCCCGCCATCCGAATCCCCTGGCTACGCTCCCGCGAAGTCCTCATCCACGCAGTAGACCTCAACACCGGCCTGACCTTCGCCGACCTCCCCGAAGACTTCCTCACCACCCTCTGCCAAGACATCCAAACCCAACGCGCCGACGTACCACCCGTCCAAGGCCCCCTCCCAGAAATAGCCGCCTACCTAGCGGGCCGCCCCTACACCAACGTCACCACCTCAGACGGCACCCCCGCGGCACCACTCTCGCCCTGGCTCTGA
- a CDS encoding PQQ-binding-like beta-propeller repeat protein, with translation MTETPTITNLGPASAVTSTSVAEQVGDRIWTITSGVSPVQVGAFDPVGKTVDRKLALPTGAGAWAMTHLGTDLYVGLYTPGDVYKIDTTTGTATKVAQFGSFIWSIAATPDGKIVAGTYPDGAVHEYDPATGATRSYGAAVAGQQYVRSIAADATTIYAGVGTKAHLIAIDRATGARREILPAKYADRTFVATLALDGTKLAASLSPTGTMLVYDTNDLSNPVEVQTPGGDQYITAITLSGSDIYLGTRPSGTLYRYRDTTLTRLGSPYEGAYFNRIFVEGSTIRAELTSQVVDFDEATGTFTGTDLGQAGLPPAPEQAMAIAATQSSVLVSGKAGIQVHDLATGTSTRTFLPGEAKTLTPVGRTVYLGVYTLARLWQMAPDGSGLHELGQVGNEQTRPTDAAYDDRSRTWLISTEPDYGKYDGTLVEQHLGTGQREVHRGVVPQQSVRSVTTADGIAYLGGATRNSLGTDPILPQATVVAFDLRTNKPLWESAPLAKAQSYSDLEMYRGKLYATTDDGRLAVLDPQTGTLLASTTIGTGQSRLTIARSGLYGTDNTRVFKVDGTTVTTVIDGLGAQIYSYPLITTSHNGDALYTIKGRDLVRIGGLR, from the coding sequence GTGACCGAAACTCCGACGATCACGAACCTCGGCCCTGCGTCGGCCGTCACCTCGACCAGCGTGGCCGAGCAGGTCGGCGACCGGATCTGGACCATCACGTCCGGCGTCTCGCCCGTCCAGGTCGGCGCCTTCGACCCGGTCGGCAAGACCGTCGACCGCAAGCTCGCGCTGCCGACCGGTGCCGGCGCGTGGGCGATGACGCACCTCGGCACCGACCTGTACGTCGGTCTCTACACCCCGGGCGACGTCTACAAGATCGACACCACGACCGGCACCGCGACCAAGGTCGCCCAGTTCGGCTCGTTCATCTGGTCGATCGCGGCGACCCCGGACGGCAAGATCGTCGCCGGTACGTATCCGGACGGCGCGGTGCACGAGTACGACCCGGCCACCGGTGCGACCCGCTCGTACGGCGCTGCCGTCGCGGGCCAGCAGTACGTCCGCAGCATCGCCGCCGACGCGACCACGATCTACGCGGGCGTCGGCACCAAGGCACACCTGATCGCGATCGACCGGGCGACCGGCGCGCGAAGGGAGATCCTGCCGGCGAAGTACGCCGACCGCACGTTCGTCGCGACGCTCGCGCTGGACGGGACGAAGCTCGCCGCGAGCCTCTCCCCCACCGGCACGATGCTCGTCTACGACACCAACGACCTGAGCAACCCGGTCGAGGTGCAGACGCCCGGCGGCGATCAGTACATCACCGCGATCACTCTCAGCGGCTCCGACATCTACTTGGGCACCCGCCCGTCGGGCACCCTCTACCGGTACCGCGACACCACACTGACGCGCCTCGGTTCGCCGTACGAGGGTGCGTACTTCAACCGCATCTTCGTCGAGGGCAGCACCATCCGCGCCGAGCTGACCAGCCAGGTCGTCGACTTCGACGAGGCGACCGGAACTTTCACCGGTACCGACCTGGGCCAGGCGGGTCTGCCACCCGCGCCCGAGCAGGCGATGGCGATCGCGGCAACGCAATCGTCGGTGCTGGTCAGCGGCAAGGCCGGTATCCAGGTCCACGACCTCGCCACCGGCACCAGCACTCGCACCTTTCTTCCCGGCGAGGCGAAGACACTGACACCGGTCGGCCGGACGGTGTACCTCGGCGTTTACACGCTGGCGCGCTTGTGGCAGATGGCCCCTGATGGCAGCGGTCTGCATGAACTCGGGCAGGTAGGCAACGAGCAGACCCGCCCGACCGACGCGGCGTACGACGACCGCTCCCGGACGTGGCTGATCTCGACCGAACCCGACTACGGCAAGTACGACGGAACCCTCGTCGAGCAGCATCTCGGCACCGGGCAGCGGGAGGTACACCGCGGCGTCGTACCGCAGCAGTCGGTCCGGTCCGTGACGACCGCGGACGGGATCGCGTACCTCGGTGGCGCGACCCGGAACAGCCTCGGCACCGACCCGATCTTGCCGCAGGCAACTGTCGTCGCATTCGACCTGCGGACGAACAAGCCGCTGTGGGAGAGCGCGCCGCTAGCTAAGGCACAGAGCTACAGCGATCTGGAGATGTATCGCGGCAAGCTCTATGCGACGACCGACGACGGGCGCCTGGCCGTCCTCGATCCGCAGACCGGCACGCTGCTCGCATCGACGACGATCGGGACCGGGCAGAGCCGCCTGACGATCGCCCGCAGCGGTCTGTACGGCACCGACAACACCAGAGTTTTCAAGGTCGACGGGACCACGGTCACCACGGTGATCGACGGGCTCGGCGCACAGATCTACAGCTATCCGCTGATCACCACGTCGCACAACGGCGACGCCCTCTACACGATCAAGGGCCGCGACCTGGTCCGCATCGGAGGCCTGCGATGA
- a CDS encoding TetR/AcrR family transcriptional regulator: MEHQGRRERKKAEVRARIADVATGLFLERGFDAVSVSEVAEAADVARPTVFAHFPRKEDMLFDRYPEAEGLVVAAVNERPAGTSAVAALSGLLVRLADQGHPLSAMRVEFSRFWEVVADSRALQARARELLQHIEEAIADAMERTGVRDPQLTAALTVAAYRVVHLEAVRRILAGEDVAVVAADHRARIVSALAGVDQLCR, encoded by the coding sequence GTGGAGCACCAGGGCCGGCGGGAGCGCAAGAAGGCGGAGGTCCGGGCGCGGATCGCCGACGTCGCGACCGGGCTGTTCCTGGAGCGCGGGTTCGACGCGGTGTCGGTGTCGGAGGTCGCCGAAGCGGCCGATGTGGCGCGGCCTACCGTGTTCGCGCACTTCCCACGCAAGGAGGACATGCTCTTCGATCGGTATCCGGAAGCCGAGGGGCTGGTCGTTGCCGCAGTCAACGAACGACCGGCCGGGACGTCGGCGGTCGCGGCGCTGTCGGGGCTGCTGGTCCGGCTGGCGGACCAGGGGCATCCGTTGTCGGCGATGCGGGTGGAGTTCAGCCGGTTCTGGGAGGTGGTCGCGGACTCGCGGGCGCTCCAGGCGCGGGCGCGGGAGTTGCTGCAGCACATCGAGGAGGCGATCGCGGATGCGATGGAGCGTACCGGCGTGCGTGATCCTCAGTTGACGGCGGCGCTGACTGTTGCTGCCTATCGAGTGGTGCATCTGGAAGCGGTACGGCGGATTCTGGCCGGGGAGGACGTGGCGGTCGTGGCGGCGGATCATCGGGCGCGGATCGTCAGCGCGCTCGCCGGGGTGGATCAGCTCTGCAGGTAG
- a CDS encoding DegT/DnrJ/EryC1/StrS family aminotransferase, with translation MIEQLARDGGTPVRTDPLPSTMDASGRRFGDDEVKAVERVLRSGMLSGTWGTEVPALELEFASLLGAGHAVACSSGTAALHLAVAAVDPDPGDEIITTPISDMGTVFPIMMQNAVPVFADVDPITGNLTPETVAAAITPRTKAVIVVHLFGKPAAVRELRELCDQRGILLIEDCAQAYLAPVGDSYVGRIGHIGCFSLQQTKHISAGDGGLTVTDNAEHARRMRLFADKGWPRDTDERTYLFLALNYRMTELVASVTRAQLTKLRSVVADRRTTAARLSSAIADLAGLTTPPDGGDHVYWQYPLIVSEAAGDLREWAAALTAEGVPANGGYLSSPLYAAPAVRDRITYGRSGFPLQDVEYPPGLCPNAEELIGRTLLVLPWNENYTDSDVDDIAAAIRKVHRALEPR, from the coding sequence GTGATCGAACAGCTCGCACGCGACGGCGGTACGCCGGTCCGCACCGATCCGCTGCCGTCGACGATGGACGCCTCCGGCCGGCGGTTCGGCGACGACGAGGTGAAGGCGGTCGAACGGGTGCTGCGCAGCGGGATGCTGTCCGGCACGTGGGGTACCGAGGTGCCGGCGCTCGAGCTGGAGTTCGCCTCCCTGCTCGGCGCCGGGCACGCGGTCGCCTGCAGCTCGGGTACGGCGGCGCTGCACCTGGCTGTGGCCGCGGTGGACCCGGATCCGGGTGACGAGATCATCACCACGCCGATCAGCGACATGGGTACGGTGTTCCCGATCATGATGCAGAACGCCGTACCGGTGTTCGCGGACGTGGACCCGATCACGGGGAACCTGACGCCGGAGACAGTCGCGGCCGCAATCACGCCGCGGACCAAGGCCGTCATCGTCGTCCATTTGTTCGGCAAACCAGCCGCGGTGCGGGAACTGCGCGAGCTCTGCGACCAGCGCGGGATCCTGCTGATCGAGGACTGCGCGCAGGCGTACCTCGCGCCGGTCGGCGACTCGTACGTCGGCCGGATCGGGCACATCGGCTGCTTCAGCCTGCAGCAGACCAAGCACATCAGCGCGGGCGACGGCGGTCTGACCGTGACCGACAATGCGGAACACGCGCGCCGGATGCGGCTGTTCGCCGACAAGGGCTGGCCGCGCGACACCGACGAGCGCACGTACCTGTTCCTCGCGCTCAATTACCGGATGACCGAGCTGGTCGCATCGGTGACCCGCGCGCAGCTCACCAAGCTGCGCAGCGTCGTTGCGGACCGGCGTACGACGGCCGCGCGGCTGTCCTCCGCGATCGCGGACCTGGCCGGGTTGACGACGCCGCCGGACGGAGGCGATCACGTGTACTGGCAGTACCCGCTGATCGTCTCCGAAGCAGCCGGTGATCTGCGCGAGTGGGCGGCCGCGCTGACGGCCGAAGGCGTTCCGGCCAACGGCGGGTACCTGAGCAGCCCGCTGTACGCCGCGCCCGCGGTCCGCGACCGGATCACGTACGGTCGGTCCGGGTTCCCGTTGCAGGACGTCGAGTACCCGCCCGGCCTGTGCCCGAACGCCGAGGAACTGATCGGCCGGACGCTGCTCGTGCTGCCCTGGAACGAGAACTACACCGACTCCGACGTCGACGACATCGCCGCCGCGATCCGCAAGGTCCACAGAGCCCTGGAGCCCCGATGA